The nucleotide window ACGGCAAATACGTCGCCGGTGGCGAACCCGATCATCAGTGGGGCGACCCGAACATGAACCTCTTGGGCGGCGGCTTCAACTACATCCAGAACGTCTCGACGACGACGTCCAAGCATACGATGGACACGCCGCTCGTACCGTTCGGCGCCGAGCCGAACCAGAGCGGCGGCGCGACGGTAACCCTAAAGTGCGTTTCCTGCCACACCCCTCACATGGACAAGGGGCACCTGGGCCAGTACCGGCTGCTTCGTGTGAGGCCGAACGGCGTGACCTCCGACAAGATCGTGACCTGGAATGGTCCGTGGGCGAACGAGACGGAGCAGACTTACCAAGCCAACGGCTACCGGGCTTACACCGATAGAGATTTCGACTCCAACGTGCCCGACATCCAGCGTTATACTAATAACTATAAAGCGGGGCAGGATCAGTGGTGCGCGGCTTGTCACAGCCGCTATACGACCAGACAGGACACCGGGACGTACGACGCCGGCGATATCTTCGGCAACGTTATGCGGTATCGCCACAACACGGACTCGATGATTACCGGGGTGATCGACCCGGTTAACGGCCTTCACTACGACTTGACTACCGACCTTCCATTGAACCGTCCTAGCGGTCTGGGCAGTGATATTGATAATACAATGTCCTGCCTGACTTGCCATCGGGTACACGGAACCGACGCGGTGATGAGCACCCAGGCGGCTATGGATGCGCTTGAGCGCGGGCAGCTTCCTGTTGGCAGCACGCTGTTAAGGCGCTCGCAACGGGGCGTGTGCACGAACTGTCACGCGAACATATAAAGAAGGATGTGACATCGCGTGGTTAAAATGGCTAAGGCCCACCCACTAAAGTTCATAGCATTCGTTCTGGGGCTGCTTGTCTTATTTATTTTAAGCAGCACGGATATGTTCGCGACCTGGGTGGCGGGACAAGGTCAGTCGGGCGCGGTCGAATACATCCATGTCGATACGGCCACCGCCGCGCCGGCCGATGGTAAGATAGAAATCACCGTCGTCCTCACTGACCAGCAAGGCAAGCTGGTCACCGGCCGGACTTACGGCGTTGATCAGGGACAGTTCTCTATCCCGACCAACGGCTTGACCGCGACGAACGGCGACCCTTGTTTCTTCAGTGTGGACACGGCCAAGGTTAAAGAGATAAAGGATTCAGCCGGCCAAGGTACTGGTGTATATACAGTACCTGTCCAGGTGGAAGACTGGGTAGGTGGCGCCGGAGCGCCGGTCTATACGTTGAAGGTCGTGTATAAAGGCGGCGGTGCCGACACCGGCGACGACGCCTCCGGAGAGGCCTACAAGCTGACCGCCACGACTACGTTAAACGCGGGTAGCGAGCCGGATTCCGCCGTTCTAAAATTCGCGCCCGCCCAAATCAATAAGCTCTCCTTAAACGTACCCGAATGGAAGCAAGGCCAACCCGAACCGGCGGCCGTCGTCAAAACGGTTGTCTTCCGAGTCAAACTTATCGGTCAGGCCAGGGACGCCGTAACCGGTTCAAGGATGTTTAAGGGCCGCGCCGCCACACCGGAAGAAGTCGCCAAGTGGCTACCACCTGTCGTGTTTGACAGCGCCGGAAGGACCATCAAAGCCGAATACGGGCGGATTAAGGAAGAGCAAGTCCCGTATTTCGGATTCCGACGCGGGGAATGGCGCGGCACGGGCGTCTACGAGATTGAAGTCAAACTGACGTGCCCGGCCGACCTGGCCGGCAAGAAAGGCGCAATCACCATCGGACGTGCCGAGAGCGACGTGTCCCTGGTAACAGGCGCGACGGTCAATTTCCAGTCTTCGGGCGAGGAAGAGGCGGCCGAGCCTAACCCGTACTTCGCCAATCCGTATTTCTACAATCCGCCGAACACCCCGACGGTCACCGAGATCGGTTTCGCCGGGGTTATCTCCGGCGGGGCGACGGTGGAGTTCCCGGC belongs to Actinomycetota bacterium and includes:
- a CDS encoding cytochrome c3 family protein; this translates as MTKRIIAIGISLIAFYLAMGSVALAGNPHDDFAANPDACAACHRVHTATAGNLIKDPSGTALCQTCHWSGVGADTDVMNGKYVAGGEPDHQWGDPNMNLLGGGFNYIQNVSTTTSKHTMDTPLVPFGAEPNQSGGATVTLKCVSCHTPHMDKGHLGQYRLLRVRPNGVTSDKIVTWNGPWANETEQTYQANGYRAYTDRDFDSNVPDIQRYTNNYKAGQDQWCAACHSRYTTRQDTGTYDAGDIFGNVMRYRHNTDSMITGVIDPVNGLHYDLTTDLPLNRPSGLGSDIDNTMSCLTCHRVHGTDAVMSTQAAMDALERGQLPVGSTLLRRSQRGVCTNCHANI